The Mus musculus strain C57BL/6J chromosome 16, GRCm38.p6 C57BL/6J DNA window tctacagagtaagttccaggacaggcagggctacaaagagaaacccgttcgaaaaacaaaaaacaaacaaacaaaaaccccatatGAAAGGAAACGAAACCAAACAAAGGGGGAGGGTggctcagttcaaatcccagcaaccacattgtgattcacaatcatctgtaacgagatctgatgccctcttctgaaatgtctgaagatagctacagtgtacatataataaataaataaaatcttaaaaaaaaaaaagaagaaaagtcttAGGGGACTGGTGAGAGGAGCCCATAGTTGggcacacttgctgctcttgcagagggcctgggtacagttgtcagcacccacatggtggctcacaagcatctgctaCTCCACTTCCACGGAATTCAAGGCCCTCTTCTCACTGCCATGGGCATCAGGCAGAATGAAAtgcactctcttctctctccctctctccctctctctctctctctccctccctctctctctctctctctctctctctctctctctctctctctctctctctctctctccaggcaaaacaccagtagACATTGGatagaataaaataaactctttaaaaaaCCTACCATAATGTAACATATAACATTACTTATtatctattttaatattatttatattatagatattatttatattatatataaatattgctCATATTTATTTACACTTAGGATTTCAAACCATTCTCAAGTATGGGCTTTGGAACAATCCATGGGAACTAGAGCAGCAGGCCTTAATGGCAGGGCCTATCATCACCCTTAGCCAATACAATTCCATTTTTAATATTTGCTTTAAATATTTGATATCAGCATAAAATTCTTAGAGGGAGAAAATTCTACTAtcaaactattagaaaacaacaaATTTCTTACAAGGTTATAGTGCAATCACTATAATTTCCTATTTTCTGctttcttgctatgtagtccagattGTAACCCAAACTCAAGGAAATCCACTTTACCCagtctgagtgctaagattacatgTGTGAAACCAAGCCAGGCTTATTTCTCATTTTAAGGAATACAAAagagactgtgtatgtgtgtctatatatgaacacgcacatgcatgcagtaaCAAAGGACATCATTTTTTCTATTTAATAGTACCTCACAGTTATTGTAATACTCATTTCTTGGATTATTAAGGTATGTAAGGTTTTACATATTTGGTGGCCATCTGTGTCTATGAGTCCTTCTCTAGAGTCTACAAGTTTTCCAAGCATGACTTAAAAACTATCCTGTACTTCTTCCATGTGCCCAGTTCCTAGAAGCTTCAATTTCAGTATGTATTGCTCATAGAATATAGAACACCATTCCCTTCTCTCTATTCTTCATTATGACCGTGAATCTTCCTTTAGGAAAACACAGACCTCTCATTCTTTCGTTCCTTATCTCTATCATTGCATCACAAATATATCTCTGTCTACAGCTGCCttatcttttctttctggctCATAATACAGCTTTTTTAATGTTCAAGTGGATTATTTTACTTAAACACTTGAGTCTATCTCTCCTTGTCTCTGAACAGGGGGAGATATTGCAGGATGCTATTGTAGTGACTTTGAACATGGAGGATGTGGACATGTGCCAAAGAATGCAGCAACCACTAAAAGTCTGGAAAAGTCAAGGAAACTCTTCTTTAAAGCCCTCAGAAGGAAACAGCCCATTAAACAGCTAATTTTAGCTCAGTAAGACTGAACTGGGGCTAGGAAGGCGTTTCAGAGGGTTGGGATGGAGAAGGGATGCCTCTGGGGACTGATCACCAAacactgagttccaggatcagcGGGAGAGCCTGACTCAGAAGCAAAGGTGGGTAGTGGTAAAGGAAGACCCTGACCACTACCCTTAGCCTCCAACGTGCACACACGACACATCTCCAACTAAAATATCTTCTGTCTTCCACAAGTCCAGAAACATTATGTTGATTCTGTTAAGTCTGTGGTAATATGTTACAGCCCAAATAGGAAACTAACACACAGGTAATTTGGTAGTGCATTAGAGGGGCATTTAAGTCGTTATGGTGTGAGGATAGTTTACGAAGTGTTATTAAAGATAGTGATCCCAGAGCTGACTGAAGAAGTGAGATTGTTTCAAAATGGTTCAAATGAAAGAGcaattaagctgggcagtggtggcacacgcctttaatcccagcacttgggaggcagaggcaggaggatttctgagttcaaggccagcctggtctacagagtgagttccaggacagctagggctatacagagaaaccctgtctcgaaaaacccaaaaaaacagaaaaaaaaaaaaaacaaaaaaacaaaaacaaaaacgagcaATTATCTGTAAGGAACACACAGGACAGAGAGCATCTCAGTAGGGCAAGATTACTTGCGTTAAATACGTCTAGTAAGAGTAAAAATTTGTACAGCAGGCACTGTTCTAAGAAGTCTTTACCCCCAAGCACACTGAGGTCTGAAGAAATTACCTTTTTGGGATAATATATGGTAATCCGCAGACATAATGAAGCAACTTGGCAGTCTCACTTAATGCCCACCAACTGCTCCTCTCCACCCTGCGAAAGAAACCTTATGAACAGAAGCAAGAAGGCCCCAAGGACTTAAAACGAACAATCACCAGTAATCAGTGATCAGAACCAGCAGAGCCTGGAATATTTTGTCGGAGAAAATGACGGTGATAATGGGTGGTCAAGACAACCTCTGGGTTTTTTGTAATTATTGAAGTTGAGCTATATCCAAGCTATATAGTTTTCCTTGACTACTCCAAATAAATCGTGACTACGTGACGAATGTCACATTTGCTGATATGATGCGAGTTCTTCTTTTCAAAATATCCGAGTAAGAGTTAAAAGGCTGGGCCTCACTCGGATCCATCAGTAAAATGCATAGCTTCGAAGTTGCTCTAAAAATGTAGGAGCCTCAGAATACTCTAACACGTTTCTCCTTTCCCAGCGGGTCTAACGGGCCGTGACTCCGCCCCGGGGCGGGCCCCACACCTCCGGCCCGCCCCGCTCCGCCCtcgtcccctccctccctccctctcctgcccaGGCCGCTCAACTCGCTCACGCTCCGCTCGGCCTTCCCCGGCCCTCCCACGCCGCTCGAGATGGCCGCTGCGGTGCGGCCGGGTGCGGAGCCGTGGAACCGCGTGAGGATCCCCCAGGCGGGGAACTGCAGCACGCTGACCGTGCGGGACCCCAGCGCCACCCTGGGTGAGTGTGGCCGGCAAGGAAGTCCTAGCGTGTCTCCGGGAACCGGCGGGCGGGCTCACGTGGGACGGGGTGGGACTTCCTGAGCGCGGGGCACGCCGGGAAGGGGAGCGCCAGGCGGAAGGTCCGGCCTGGATAGTGTGGCATGAGGATTGCTGGCAAGCGCCTGGGCTTCGCCGTGACTGTGCTGGAACAGGAGAGCACGACTAGTCCCGGCCCTGCATGTGTAGCCCCCAAACGCTGCCTGGGTCCTGTGCTGTCCCCAAGGATCGGGGCTGTCACCCAAGTACCGTACGCCGGGGCTTCGGACCTCCGGCTTGTCTCTAAAATACAAGAGCTCGTTTTCCCCTTACTGGGCGAGGGAGTTACTCTGGTCTCTCGGTTCTTCTCAAGTGGGGAAAAATGAGATAGTTAGAGCAGTTTGTTTAGAAAACAGGGACTCGCAAAgagatgtgtgtgggggtggggtctgtgTTGTGAGTTTTAATTTAGTTTGTTAGTATATATGCTGTGGAGGTGTTAACCATATAAGAGGGATCGGGCGATTTGATTTACCCGCTCCCAAATCACGGGCCGGCTCTCGTTTGGAACGTTCTTCCCATGATCCTTTAGAAAAGCCTATTGGGTGGGTGGGACGAAAAGATGGGCCCATGCGTATGGCCAAGCCGAAATGAGGATTCTCAGGATTCACGTGGTAAAAAGCgagaaccaacttctgcaagTAATATGTTCTACATCTCCCCCTGGATTTAATGCTGTGCTACAACCCCGACCCCCCCAAAAcgtaataaaatattcaaaccTAAATATTATAATGAGGTGGGGGTCTTTCGAATTGTGAGTTAATACCTGGGTTGccttagttttttgttgttgtttttgttttttgagactgagttttctgtgtagccctggctttcctggaactcactctgtagaccaggctggccttgaacttagaagtccccctgcctctgcctccccagtgctgggattaaaggtgtgcgccagaGCGAGAGCAGCCTACCTAAGCTTGAAGGATGTTTAATCACGAAGGGACATTCAGCTACCGGGAGACACAGCTACGAAATACTGTAGTTTTCACGGTTACATCcaactttttgtttttgaagctgCTTTTGGTCCTATGACTGTCAGTTACTTTTTGTTATTTCTAAGACAGGTTTTACCCCAGTCAAAAATGGGGATAAAAAATAGTACCAGCTTCTTGGCCATATTGGGGAAATGAAAAGGTTGATACCACGAAGCATTTGTAACAGTGCCTGGTTTGACAGTCAAATGACCGTAGCTGTCATTACAGACACATTTGGTAATTGTTAACTAAGTACAACCTATCGAGTATTCTCACCCCTCTTCCCATCTATCTTTCCTACGCAGTTTTAAGTTCTTTCTAATTCCTTAGtcacaattttaaaaacagattacTATGGGAAATTCACCAACTCCTCATCACCCAGGTAGCTGATTTAATTTCTCCAGATAGGACAGAGCTTTTCACTTAGAATGCTTGTGTTTCCTTTCTGAGCCACCAGATGGAGCCTGACGCCTGCTTCCCAGCTGCTCATGTTCCGATTAGGAAACATTTGTATAACCATTCAGTTACATAATACAATTTCCAGTGGCCCTGGTGGTTTCTCTTTTCTGGATGTAGTTTCCCATTGATATCCACAGAGGATTGGCTCTAGGAATCCTTCCTTATAAAGAAATGTGTACATGCTCGAGTCTATATAACATGGTAGATAGTATTTGCAGTAGGACCTATCTTTCTGTATACATTAACACTATCTACTTTGCTTATGAAATCCTATACAATATGACATTACAGATGGAATTTTGGGGGGCTATATTCAGTGTGAGGTTGCTTGAATACACAGATGGTGCTCACAGGTAGAGGGCTGAATGTATTGTATATTCTTATCAAAATGTGGTATtcatggggcaggagagatggctcagtagttaagagcagactgctctttcagaggtcccgagttcagttcccagcaaccacatggtggctcacaaccatctgaaatggtgctggatgccctcttctggtgtgtctgaggacagctacagtgtcctcataaaataagtaaatcttaaaaaagagaaaaaagttgtATCCAAATACAGTTCCTTTGCCTTTGAAGGCTGTAATTGTATGCATGCTGTCTTGCTCACCTGCAGAGCAAAGTGAGGGGTTTATAGATAGATGGAACATGGCCAGGCTTTTTGATATTCGGGGTGTAAGTGCACACCAAATGATAGCTGTAAAAGCAGTCTATTACTCACAGTCACGGTAAAAAGTGATGTAAAGACAGACACATGTTAATATTTAACACATGTTCCCTTATTGATCACCTGCCCTCATTTTTCCAGTGTCTTTCGTAGAATCCTTAATTTTTATAGTTGAGGCCAGTTTGTGTTTTGAGTTCTTTAAAGCAAATGAGGTAGACTGTTTTAGTGTGTTTCTCATCCGGTGGGTGCAGTAAGTATAGGATTGCATACTGAGTCTCGTTTTAACTGTCTCTGCTTTAGATATCTGCACTGCAGCTGTCACTAAAGGGTGCCACCTTGTCACACAGTCACTCAAGAGCCAGACCTTGGATGCGGAAGTAGATGTGTTATGCTCAGTTCTCTACAGCAATCACAACAGGTTGGGCCACCACAAGCCCCATTTGGCCCTCAGACAGGTGAGGGGAGCTCTGTGCTCCACATATAGCCGGGTACTGAGGGACATGAGGCTCACACTGCCACTTACTAGTTTGTTACTCATGCAAAGTTCATATATTGTTTTGATGTTTCAGCCTCTAAGATACAATTACATTTTAGCTTTTTTGGTCTTTGATTTTTCCAAAATCATTTCAAAAAGTAATTTATAATTGAGCATGtttcaaagctgggtgtggtggttcacatctttaatctcagcacttggagacagaggtaggtggatctctatgagtttgagaccagtctggtctatgtagtgagttccagcacagccagggcaatgtagagagaccttgtctcaaatgaaacaagcaagcaggcaagcaaacaAGTGTATTTTGATTCTTTCCAGTTTAACTTTCTCTATGTACAGTCTAACAGTGCCTTTGCCTAGTTCAAAAGTAAACTAATTTAaaccctaaaatcttaaaaaagaaaacagttgtgGTTTAGGGTTGTGGTTTACTCCTTTGGAGTCATAATCTAATCAGCAGTGTGCTGGTGTAAGTGGGTTTATGGTAAGTTGTGGTGTAGAATGGTTTCATGTACATTTTAGATTAAGAAAACACTGTGACTTTGAGCTCCAGGACTGTAACATGGCAGAGAGCTGCTGAAGCTGGCTTCTGCATGTACCGTTCATGTGGCCACTTAGGTAACGCTGCAGGTACCTTTAAAAGCTCAGCATGCTGGGCGCTGTGTGACACAGCCATCTTTCCagtgtttacttatttttctcaAAGTTCTCTGTTGGCAGTGCGTTGGATCTACAGCTATGaaaaagacagagtttctcactaTACAGACATACTCTTTCTGGTTAGCTAGACTCCTACTGCTTAAGGCCCAAGAGATGAAGATTCCCTTGTCAAAGAGGATCATGGTCTTTCCCTAAATTTTCTTCTAGGGCAGCTTTTACCTAGGTTTTTGAATCCAGGATCAAACTTATTTACTAGCTTCCTTGCTGatgttcctccccttcctcccttccccgcCCCCAAATCATATTTTACTCACTATTTTCCAAGTGTTACTGTCTTGGGCTGTTAATAACTATCTGAAAAGATGGTGTCCAGACTTGGACATTaaaaagccagccccagtgaattTAAGGACCGAGCTATGCTGAGGTAGAGCCCATAAGTGTGACTAGTTTTCAGCAGTATATATGTAGCTCTGAAAATATAACAGCTCTGACCAGGATCAATTCCCATAATCCTTTGCCATGTTGGTGCAGTCCAGGGAGCACCTATGGTGGGCGTTCCTGACAGCTAGAGAATTCATACAGGTTTTTGTATTCTACATggatttctcccccccccccccacaagaaCCTACTAACCCGTTCTAATAACTGGATCACACTCGTGAACAAAACGGACAAGTTCTCTTCTCGATGGGGAGTTTATAGTATAGTTTGGAGAAAAGGGCAGACAGCCGGCCAGCCAGTCAATAACTGGTATACCAACTGGTAAGAAGTGCTATAGGGAAAAGCAGAGAAGGGGGGATTGCAGTGTTAAATAAAGCATATCCATTTCAGCATGTAGTTAAGTACTTGATCTGTCTACCTATCTTTATTACTATAAACTGGAGTGTATCATATACTTATTGCCTAGCATATCTTGCACATAGTAGGTGTTCATTGTAGTTACTCTGACTAAGTCACTTTCTTCATTTTTGGTGCTTATAGACTGTTGAAACTGAGTTAAgaatttgctttcttgttttattaGGCTCCCAGCTATAAATGTGCTCCCTCAACAAATTAGAATGTTGAGACTTACATTCATTTTGGTCACTTTACAGCATCAAGTACATTTGGCATGTAGTAACTTTCTTGAATTGAGAAATTTGTTGGGTTGGTGAAATTGTTTTGGGATTTGGGTTTCCTTGGCCTTAAATGGGAAGGCCTTATGTGGCTATTTCCATACCATGAAATGCTTTGCTTCTTTGCACTCTTGGTCGTATCTGTGAGACTGCTGTATGTACACATACTAATTTGAGCTGTGTTTCCTCCTTCAGGTAGAACAGTGCTTAAAGCGTTTGAAACATATGAATTTGGAGGGCTCAATTGAAGACCTGTCACAGTTGTTGTCTGCCAAGTAGGTGGTCCATTGCTCTGTCTGGAGCACCCTTTGGTATTCTCTGCTTGGTGGTGAAATATAATCAGCTATGCAAAGATGTACATGTTGCGTGTTAATGAGGGGAGCCTGTTGACTGATGGGAGGGACTGGTGGGACACTGAAATGGGACTCATAGGTTGCAGTGAAAGAACAGTGGGCATAGCCACCTCAGGCTGCATACTGCTGCAGAGATGCTGTGTTTGGAAAATGACAGTCACGTTCTTTCTGTGTATGTCAAGTGCAACTCAGCCTGGAGCTACAGAAAACCGCGTCGTCCCCAGCCAGCCGGTGGTGGAGGTGGTGCTGATGAAGGTTTTGGGAGGCTGCAAGTTGTTACTGCGCTTGCTGGACTGCTGCTGCAAGGCATTTCTGTATCCTTGACTACAGGACGCCTTCTCTTGACTGGAAGCTGTTTGGGTCTATTTGGCTTCTGTTCAAATGCTGTGTTCTTAAGGCACTGTAACCTGTGGGGATTCTCAACACTTTGCCTTTTGGCTCCTCTTCCAGCAATTGCTGTTGTGGCTGGGGCCAGGGACTCTGTGTCTCTACCTAGCAAGTACTCCAAGAGCTTGGTCTTTAGAAATTCTTACTCCCAGAAACTAACTAACAATAGGAGCTCTAGTAGAATAGATAGTTTTGCTTTTAGTGTAATGTGACTTTATTGCCATGTTAGGGCTTTAATATCTTCAAAACTTTCTTATAAATTCTTTCCTAATTGTAACTTACAAATCTTAAATtcccttggttttattttttccacCTTAACATATTCCTCAGGTTGACTGTGAAGCACTTAGGGCTAAAGGAATTCATTATTTTGAACCTTGTGATGGTTGGACTGGTGAGCAGGCTATGGTACGTTCACATTCTGCATTCTGTTTCATCTTTATCCAACACAAGTTTCTTGTTAGAGTTCACACAGTTTCGTTTCACACTCTTGCCCTGGGATCTGAAGGTGcagccttccctttcttcccatgACAGTTGATTTTCACATTGTTAGCTGGATAGTTATGTCAGAGGGCTTTTCTTCTGAAACCTTCACCTTGACTCTGAGTAGCTCAGAAAGTGATTTTCTAGGACCTAGGAActataataatagtaaataataataataatgataacaacaacaaataatgTTGGCAGTAGTAATATTGCAGTAGGCTTTTGAAAAAGCTGCTGTTCCTGGGCTGGCCATATCTTGGTTCTTTCTGACAACTGGTTGTTAATTTGAATAGAACTTAGAAATACAATTTGACCTTCCTTGCATGCTCTAGACTTCTTTTCTGCCTGACACACTGCTGCTTTTGAGCCATATTTGGTTGATAGAATTAACACGTGTAATAtttataaactaaaaaaaaaaggcatttccgtgtgtgtgtttgtgcataaaGTGGTTTGATGGATAAGTAGGCACAGAATTGGATCATTAGTTCTGATTTGAGTGTAGCAAAACTGTCAAACAACAGAGacacaccctttttttttttttaacatctggaCCAAAGTttgccctccctcctttcctccttcccactcCTAGGCCCCTATCCACTCCTCAAAAAAGGGCAGGCCTCCATGGCTATCAGCCATCCATGACATATccagttgcagtaagactaggtaccTCCTTCCTGttaaggccagaccaggcaacccagtaggaggaaacgGTCCCAATAAGGCAACCGTCAGAGACAGTCCCAGCTTCCACTGTTAAGTCTCCAACTGTAGCATATgcgcagagggcctaggtcagtcccgTGTAGGCTCCTGGTTGGCATTCAGTctctgagcccctatgagcccaggttagttgattctgtgggttttcatgTGGTGTCCTTCagctctctggctcctgcagTTCTtcctctacatctgtttccattagtTTATTCTGCTTATTCTTAGAAGTAGTAGCATTTGAAATtactaaatatatatgtacatatataaatataaagagcttctgtttctttctagGGTTCTCCATAAAGGACTTTTGAGAAGGCTCATTTCCTTATATGAGCCATTACTCAGCTTGCGTCAGGAGATCTCCAGCATTCATCCCATGCCTTACTTCAAAGATTTTGCCTTTCCCTCTGACATCACTGACTTTCTAGGCCCCTCTTACCTTGAAGTGTTCAAGGTAAAAACACCTGCGGCTTCTGCTACTAAAGGAGTAACAAAGTTGCTAAATAAACTGTTTTTAATGAGAGAGCAGCTACCAAAGATGAATGAAGACACTTTAGATAGACTTTCCAAACCATCTGAACAAATGACAAGCAATCCACAGAGCACTG harbors:
- the Nepro gene encoding nucleolus and neural progenitor protein; its protein translation is MAAAVRPGAEPWNRVRIPQAGNCSTLTVRDPSATLDICTAAVTKGCHLVTQSLKSQTLDAEVDVLCSVLYSNHNRLGHHKPHLALRQVEQCLKRLKHMNLEGSIEDLSQLLSANATQPGATENRVVPSQPVVEVVLMKVLGGCKLLLRLLDCCCKAFLLTVKHLGLKEFIILNLVMVGLVSRLWVLHKGLLRRLISLYEPLLSLRQEISSIHPMPYFKDFAFPSDITDFLGPSYLEVFKVKTPAASATKGVTKLLNKLFLMREQLPKMNEDTLDRLSKPSEQMTSNPQSTVDLGQPVKACKRTRKEKPLGFDLRAFCTRLGNKATQETNRDFKYSQSKLKTTKLPSQQLRTHWANDTVQRIRKTKTFAQLSEEIEMAIVWSRSKKLKTQATFLGNKLLKSNRFRHVESQGYSLTKKLQCMKTSLCNCLLRGSRTSTSEHPPRQRRSKYKVLSRQRKPQRKLQSTLLKETQQVPEGTLKNTRDSSAKRRCSGTVQRSDVCPNGKQVLRKLAKPDLKTKVVVHGNLTGGSRNESGFQAKTQMHTHNAPDTAKEADDIDDIFALMGV
- the Nepro gene encoding nucleolus and neural progenitor protein isoform X1 translates to MCSPQTLPGSCAVPKDRGCHPNICTAAVTKGCHLVTQSLKSQTLDAEVDVLCSVLYSNHNRLGHHKPHLALRQVEQCLKRLKHMNLEGSIEDLSQLLSANATQPGATENRVVPSQPVVEVVLMKVLGGCKLLLRLLDCCCKAFLLTVKHLGLKEFIILNLVMVGLVSRLWVLHKGLLRRLISLYEPLLSLRQEISSIHPMPYFKDFAFPSDITDFLGPSYLEVFKVKTPAASATKGVTKLLNKLFLMREQLPKMNEDTLDRLSKPSEQMTSNPQSTVDLGQPVKACKRTRKEKPLGFDLRAFCTRLGNKATQETNRDFKYSQSKLKTTKLPSQQLRTHWANDTVQRIRKTKTFAQLSEEIEMAIVWSRSKKLKTQATFLGNKLLKSNRFRHVESQGYSLTKKLQCMKTSLCNCLLRGSRTSTSEHPPRQRRSKYKVLSRQRKPQRKLQSTLLKETQQVPEGTLKNTRDSSAKRRCSGTVQRSDVCPNGKQVLRKLAKPDLKTKVVVHGNLTGGSRNESGFQAKTQMHTHNAPDTAKEADDIDDIFALMGV